A portion of the Sulfuricurvum kujiense DSM 16994 genome contains these proteins:
- a CDS encoding TonB-dependent receptor: MAYHNRFLNSKSLPIGAMLLSMSASSLLANSADSNASIKVIDIQETVEIELPRYQPGISKTAKTGQLAHDIPQAITVVTKELLHDKSEFTLKEALSNVSGLTFNAAEGGRIGDNMNLRGFYTFGDLYLDGIRDVAQYNRDTFNLESVDVLRGGAAMLFGRGQAGGVINQVSKDAEAENFGKLSITAGTDEYKRASTDINVMLNETTALRFNAMGMDSGSTRNDVYNETTGIAPTITFGLNTDNEFSLSHMYMKTHITPDYGVPFDRATQRPADVGNEAYYGFTDDYEDNRVNITTASYTHKFAKDTQLRSVIRHADYLRDNWATAPGGYDTTSGPDNEITRGTKGNGAKEKTDTWQNDFITKFEALGLKHEALVGSEFLREEQVRWGHDGLSSYYPAITDANGPANGLPDSATGRYVASNGIIYSRTSATGSWSAQMPTTAESGSTLPDAYKAIYGNKERNISGGYKGRTWALYAQDVIEVIPNWKVMAGFRKDWLNMDYYTGADMVQNGELHFNEMSYRAGLSYQPNKQQHYYLSWNNSFNTTGDLYSFSNAYDPERSKTYELGAKFELMDGDLSIRTAIYRTIKEWERNTDVASASSNPILSKERHTDGIEFEVAGRISDNWDVFAGLALMDPEVDEVTPGKDDMYIGQKPPNSTDYTFNLWTTYNLSGGWKIGAGLEGKGDRAVYSYANENASNVFDPNTASSYIRYDAMIAYIQKNYAVQLNVKNLLDTTYYESVYINGGFAVPGTGRTAQVTFDYKFF; this comes from the coding sequence ATGGCCTATCACAACCGTTTTTTAAACTCGAAATCACTGCCGATCGGTGCGATGTTGCTTAGTATGAGTGCAAGCTCGTTGTTGGCAAATTCTGCCGATTCCAATGCGTCGATCAAGGTGATCGATATTCAAGAAACCGTCGAAATTGAGTTGCCACGCTATCAGCCGGGGATTTCTAAAACTGCTAAAACCGGACAGTTGGCACATGATATCCCGCAGGCAATCACGGTAGTAACGAAAGAGTTGCTGCACGATAAATCGGAATTTACCCTCAAAGAGGCTCTCAGTAACGTATCAGGTCTTACTTTCAATGCTGCTGAGGGGGGACGGATCGGGGATAACATGAACTTACGCGGGTTTTATACATTCGGCGATTTGTATCTCGACGGTATCCGTGATGTTGCTCAGTACAATCGTGATACGTTTAATCTCGAATCGGTTGATGTGCTGCGTGGCGGTGCGGCAATGTTGTTTGGTCGTGGTCAAGCGGGCGGCGTTATTAACCAAGTGAGTAAAGACGCGGAAGCGGAAAACTTCGGGAAGCTCTCCATCACAGCCGGAACGGATGAGTACAAACGAGCTTCGACCGATATTAATGTAATGTTGAATGAGACGACGGCATTGAGATTTAATGCAATGGGGATGGATTCAGGCAGTACCCGTAACGATGTCTATAACGAAACGACGGGGATCGCTCCGACGATTACGTTTGGGTTGAATACCGATAACGAGTTTAGTTTGTCCCATATGTACATGAAAACTCATATTACTCCCGATTATGGGGTGCCTTTTGATCGTGCGACACAGCGCCCTGCGGATGTGGGTAATGAAGCCTATTACGGTTTTACCGATGATTATGAAGATAACCGTGTCAACATTACGACGGCGAGTTATACCCATAAATTTGCCAAAGATACCCAGTTACGTTCGGTGATTCGACATGCTGATTACCTCCGTGATAACTGGGCGACGGCACCGGGAGGATACGATACGACCAGCGGTCCTGATAATGAAATTACCAGAGGAACCAAAGGAAACGGAGCAAAAGAGAAAACGGATACATGGCAAAACGATTTCATCACCAAATTTGAAGCACTCGGATTGAAACACGAAGCGCTTGTCGGGTCTGAATTTTTGCGTGAAGAACAAGTACGTTGGGGTCATGATGGATTATCATCGTATTATCCTGCTATAACCGATGCCAATGGTCCTGCTAATGGATTACCGGATTCAGCGACAGGACGATACGTAGCGAGTAACGGGATTATCTATTCTCGTACCAGTGCCACCGGTTCGTGGTCAGCACAAATGCCGACAACCGCCGAATCAGGTTCAACCCTTCCGGATGCGTATAAAGCAATTTACGGAAATAAAGAACGCAATATCAGCGGCGGATACAAAGGGCGTACGTGGGCACTTTACGCACAGGATGTCATTGAAGTGATCCCGAATTGGAAAGTGATGGCAGGATTTCGTAAAGACTGGCTCAATATGGACTACTATACCGGAGCCGATATGGTGCAAAACGGTGAGCTCCATTTTAACGAGATGAGTTACCGTGCTGGATTATCGTATCAGCCGAACAAACAGCAACATTACTATTTGTCGTGGAATAATTCGTTCAACACAACCGGAGATTTATATTCATTCTCAAACGCGTATGATCCGGAACGTTCTAAAACTTATGAGTTAGGGGCAAAATTTGAGCTGATGGATGGTGATCTTTCTATCCGTACCGCAATTTATCGCACCATCAAAGAGTGGGAACGTAATACCGACGTAGCGAGTGCTTCGAGTAATCCGATTCTCTCCAAAGAGCGGCATACCGACGGTATCGAGTTTGAGGTAGCCGGTCGAATCAGTGACAATTGGGATGTGTTTGCGGGATTGGCATTGATGGATCCTGAAGTCGATGAGGTCACCCCGGGTAAAGACGATATGTACATCGGACAAAAACCGCCAAACTCGACGGACTATACGTTTAATCTTTGGACAACCTATAACCTGAGTGGTGGATGGAAAATTGGTGCAGGTCTAGAAGGAAAAGGGGATCGTGCAGTTTACAGTTATGCGAATGAAAACGCATCAAACGTGTTTGATCCGAATACGGCTTCGAGTTATATCCGATACGATGCGATGATTGCGTATATTCAAAAGAACTATGCGGTGCAGTTAAATGTCAAAAATCTTTTGGACACAACCTATTATGAATCGGTCTATATCAATGGCGGTTTTGCCGTACCGGGAACGGGACGTACCGCACAAGTGACTTTCGATTATAAATTCTTTTAA
- a CDS encoding Fe2+-dependent dioxygenase, translating into MLLHIPNVLTQEQVAQCREILTSSTWVDGNVTSGTQAAKAKNNLQLPEDSEAAIALQKIVLDALSNNALFFTAALPKKIFPPLFNCYTGKFNTFGNHVDNAVRTMRGGGKRVRSDLSFTLFFSDPEEYDGGELVIEDTFGSQVVKLPAGDLVLYPSSSVHRVEPVIRGARIACFTWLESMIRETDRRRLLFDLDMSIMAFRERLGDDEDTVKLTSIYHNLLRTWADT; encoded by the coding sequence ATGTTACTCCATATACCTAATGTTCTTACTCAAGAACAGGTGGCTCAATGTCGAGAGATTTTAACTTCTTCAACATGGGTTGACGGCAATGTGACGAGCGGCACACAGGCGGCGAAAGCCAAAAACAATCTTCAGCTTCCCGAAGATTCTGAAGCAGCAATTGCATTGCAAAAAATCGTTTTGGACGCACTGAGCAATAACGCGTTGTTTTTTACGGCGGCATTGCCGAAAAAGATTTTCCCACCGTTATTCAACTGTTATACGGGTAAGTTCAACACGTTTGGAAACCATGTCGATAACGCGGTCCGAACGATGCGCGGCGGTGGAAAGAGGGTTCGTAGCGATCTCTCTTTTACCCTCTTTTTTTCCGATCCTGAGGAATACGATGGGGGAGAGTTGGTCATCGAAGATACGTTTGGGTCGCAAGTGGTCAAACTACCAGCAGGGGATTTGGTTCTCTATCCATCCTCAAGTGTTCACCGCGTTGAACCGGTGATAAGGGGGGCTCGTATAGCGTGTTTTACATGGTTGGAGAGCATGATTCGTGAAACCGATCGACGGCGACTATTGTTTGATTTGGACATGTCGATCATGGCGTTTCGTGAGCGTTTAGGAGACGATGAAGATACGGTAAAACTCACCAGCATCTATCATAATCTGCTCCGTACGTGGGCTGATACGTAA
- the exbB gene encoding TonB-system energizer ExbB, which yields MEELKLVVDYATLGILGLMSVIAFAYGIERFFYYRSIEINHYETKNQAEAELTKNLTTISVIGSNAPYVGLLGTVSGIMVVFYEIGQSGGMEPSVVVIGLSLALKATALGLLVAIPSMMIYSACLRKVDLLMGKFEDACA from the coding sequence ATGGAAGAGTTAAAGTTAGTAGTCGATTACGCGACATTGGGTATTTTAGGGTTGATGAGCGTAATTGCTTTTGCATATGGGATAGAGCGATTTTTTTACTATCGATCCATTGAGATAAACCATTACGAAACCAAAAACCAAGCCGAAGCAGAGCTGACGAAAAATCTTACCACTATTTCAGTCATCGGTTCTAATGCTCCTTATGTCGGATTGCTCGGAACGGTTTCGGGGATTATGGTGGTGTTTTATGAGATTGGCCAAAGTGGTGGTATGGAACCATCAGTGGTTGTTATCGGTCTTTCTCTTGCCCTAAAAGCAACGGCGTTAGGATTATTGGTAGCCATTCCGTCCATGATGATTTACAGTGCATGTTTACGTAAAGTCGATTTATTGATGGGGAAATTCGAAGATGCGTGCGCTTAA
- a CDS encoding ExbD/TolR family protein, whose product MRALKRVEGINVVPLIDVVLVLLAIILTISTFVASGAIKLDLPKAASAKEQPPQKIEIAINENGTIFWNGKEMRQSELTQAISTLDSDVSVSVLGDKKSFFNDFIFILDQLKLQKIEKISIMTKKES is encoded by the coding sequence ATGCGTGCGCTTAAACGTGTCGAGGGGATCAACGTCGTTCCTCTTATTGATGTCGTATTGGTTCTTTTGGCGATTATTTTGACGATTTCGACGTTTGTAGCTTCCGGTGCGATCAAACTCGATCTCCCCAAAGCCGCAAGCGCTAAAGAGCAGCCACCTCAGAAGATTGAAATTGCGATCAATGAAAATGGAACGATATTTTGGAACGGCAAAGAGATGCGCCAAAGTGAATTAACACAAGCTATTTCGACTCTGGACAGTGATGTGAGTGTGAGTGTATTGGGGGATAAAAAATCATTTTTTAATGATTTCATTTTCATTTTAGACCAGCTAAAACTCCAAAAAATCGAGAAAATATCGATTATGACCAAGAAGGAATCATGA
- a CDS encoding energy transducer TonB, which produces MKTKRSFLLSAILHAGFITGAIAFTTIPKEKDEEIVLELSLTEPTPSQPQNVEKQIVKPIPKETVQPTSQLPIVEQVKIVEEIKPQPETRELIVESKPIETSQLAQMEPKIIPPVSTHQPITPPVNAEEQYLDDHLSTIRDLLVKYRKYPSQAVRLKQEGAVKVTFRLKHNGEVEDVKVVGSSGYDILDEDALSLIKKTAEYFPKPPKSVRITVPLNYALKIRT; this is translated from the coding sequence ATGAAAACCAAACGCTCTTTTCTTTTATCTGCCATTTTACATGCTGGATTCATAACCGGTGCCATAGCCTTTACGACTATCCCAAAAGAAAAAGATGAAGAGATTGTGTTGGAACTTTCTTTAACCGAACCCACTCCATCGCAACCACAGAATGTTGAAAAGCAGATAGTAAAACCTATACCAAAGGAGACGGTTCAGCCAACTTCACAGCTTCCCATTGTTGAACAGGTTAAAATTGTCGAAGAGATAAAACCACAGCCTGAAACCAGAGAGCTAATCGTAGAAAGCAAACCCATTGAAACATCTCAATTAGCTCAGATGGAGCCAAAAATAATTCCACCGGTATCGACTCATCAGCCGATAACTCCTCCGGTCAATGCCGAAGAACAATATTTAGATGATCATCTCTCTACTATTCGGGATCTTTTAGTGAAATATCGTAAGTATCCTTCTCAAGCAGTACGATTGAAACAAGAGGGAGCAGTAAAAGTAACCTTTCGCTTGAAACATAACGGTGAGGTCGAAGATGTTAAAGTTGTCGGAAGCTCAGGTTATGATATTTTAGATGAGGATGCGCTTTCTCTCATTAAAAAAACCGCAGAGTATTTTCCAAAGCCTCCCAAATCGGTCAGAATTACCGTCCCACTCAATTATGCATTGAAAATTCGAACCTAG
- a CDS encoding M48 family metallopeptidase, with protein sequence MIATIVGIYTLYIFVRLYVSVMQIGYINQVKCKGAVLMGEKEYRDAAAYAVAKEKLGMVETFVEFLLFLVWMGGMMAWLDGALAIESETLHTITAVIGMILINSLVQLPFGWIAKFKIDAEFGFNRSTTAQFIKDTVIGAVLTVIIGSFIVWIVAMIITSSALWWVWSFAFIFAVVIAINMLFPTIRALFFDKVTPLENGELREKIEELMNKTGFVSSGVYVSDASKRDARLNAYFGGLGKTKRVVLFDTLIEKLSPSELIAVLGHELGHFAHGDLYKNIAMVGAMLFGMFAIFGNLPDTLYMELGVAQSPQIVMMLFVLLLPVVSFVIMPLFGMMSRHNEYEADRTGAELGGAEYLVNALKKLVAENKSFPLSHPLYRFFHTTHPPVVDRLRALGYDIHVNADEGYADPCPND encoded by the coding sequence ATGATTGCAACCATAGTTGGGATTTATACGCTTTATATTTTTGTCAGATTGTATGTAAGTGTCATGCAAATCGGCTATATCAATCAGGTTAAATGCAAAGGCGCCGTGCTGATGGGCGAAAAAGAGTATCGTGACGCCGCGGCGTACGCTGTGGCCAAAGAGAAACTCGGTATGGTCGAAACCTTTGTCGAATTTCTCCTGTTCCTGGTCTGGATGGGCGGCATGATGGCTTGGTTGGACGGCGCGTTAGCGATTGAAAGTGAAACCCTTCATACGATCACCGCTGTCATCGGAATGATTTTGATCAATTCACTGGTTCAGCTTCCGTTTGGCTGGATCGCTAAATTCAAAATCGATGCAGAGTTCGGTTTCAACCGTTCAACTACGGCGCAGTTTATTAAAGACACTGTGATCGGTGCTGTTTTGACGGTTATCATCGGAAGTTTTATTGTCTGGATCGTCGCGATGATTATAACGTCGAGTGCGTTATGGTGGGTGTGGAGCTTTGCTTTTATTTTTGCCGTCGTGATCGCGATCAACATGCTTTTCCCGACGATTCGGGCCCTCTTTTTTGATAAAGTCACTCCTCTGGAAAACGGCGAGCTGCGCGAAAAGATCGAAGAGTTGATGAACAAAACGGGGTTTGTCAGCAGCGGCGTGTATGTGAGTGACGCGAGCAAGCGGGATGCGCGGCTAAATGCCTATTTCGGCGGTCTGGGAAAAACCAAACGGGTTGTTTTGTTTGACACATTGATCGAAAAACTCTCTCCGTCCGAACTGATTGCGGTACTCGGGCATGAACTTGGCCATTTTGCCCACGGCGATCTGTACAAAAATATCGCAATGGTAGGGGCAATGCTTTTCGGGATGTTTGCGATATTCGGCAATCTCCCCGACACCCTTTACATGGAGCTCGGAGTCGCTCAGTCTCCGCAGATCGTGATGATGCTCTTTGTCCTTCTCCTCCCGGTCGTGAGTTTTGTCATTATGCCGCTCTTTGGAATGATGAGCCGTCATAACGAGTATGAGGCGGATCGGACCGGTGCCGAACTCGGCGGTGCGGAGTATCTGGTCAACGCTCTGAAAAAACTGGTGGCTGAAAATAAGAGTTTTCCTCTTTCGCATCCTCTTTACCGCTTTTTCCATACCACCCATCCGCCGGTCGTCGATCGGCTGCGTGCGCTGGGGTATGATATTCATGTTAATGCGGATGAGGGATACGCCGATCCATGTCCAAACGATTAA
- the prmC gene encoding peptide chain release factor N(5)-glutamine methyltransferase gives MSKRLKELHEEITLRLNGVVESPRREAELLLMAYLQKDQLYFITHQDDFIDDNDPRLFEWIEKRSRNVPLEYLTNRVSFYSREFYIDEGALIPRPETEHLVDEVLSRVPADDVITIVEVGIGSGIISILLALHLPQARLIAVDISPKALAVARRNIEAFGLSDRIELREGDLLSCIDEKIDLLVSNPPYIAHDAPLESNLSYEPQNALFGGDVGDEIIQRLLDEVYKRRIPMFACEMGYDQRIKVQEYLKSFAVQSLDFYTDYASFDRGFILKI, from the coding sequence ATGTCCAAACGATTAAAAGAGCTTCACGAAGAGATTACACTCCGCTTGAACGGAGTTGTTGAATCTCCGCGCCGTGAAGCGGAACTTCTGCTGATGGCCTATCTGCAAAAAGACCAGCTCTATTTTATTACCCATCAAGATGACTTTATCGATGATAATGATCCGAGATTGTTTGAGTGGATCGAAAAGCGCAGCCGTAATGTCCCTCTCGAATACCTGACAAACCGTGTCAGTTTCTACAGCCGTGAATTTTACATCGATGAGGGGGCATTGATCCCCCGACCCGAAACCGAACATTTGGTTGATGAGGTGTTGTCACGGGTACCCGCAGATGATGTAATTACTATCGTCGAAGTTGGCATAGGGAGCGGCATTATTTCGATCTTGCTGGCACTTCATCTTCCCCAAGCCCGTTTAATCGCCGTCGATATCTCGCCCAAAGCGTTAGCCGTCGCACGGCGCAACATCGAGGCGTTCGGTCTCAGTGATCGGATTGAACTGCGCGAAGGGGATCTGCTCTCGTGCATCGATGAAAAAATCGATCTGTTGGTCTCCAATCCCCCCTACATCGCTCATGATGCACCGTTGGAATCGAATCTCAGCTATGAGCCTCAAAATGCACTTTTCGGTGGTGACGTGGGTGATGAGATTATTCAGCGTTTGCTGGATGAAGTCTACAAACGGCGTATCCCGATGTTTGCATGTGAGATGGGTTACGATCAGCGGATCAAAGTGCAGGAATATCTAAAATCTTTTGCGGTACAATCTTTGGATTTTTATACCGATTACGCCTCGTTTGATCGGGGATTTATTTTAAAAATTTAA
- a CDS encoding DUF4149 domain-containing protein: protein MNNKKALIDIAYLLLIAMTAGAVLVLGAFVAAVVFHSELYLTLPLLSRYEEGKIMGEIFHRFTYWAYFMTVIIALYEVSRYKVMQIDKISMLSAMGSIGTLLLFSAVYTPKILEYQARGEAAIDESFEALHKASEIDFKILLVMLVILFVRRAYLMAVKR from the coding sequence ATGAATAATAAAAAAGCACTTATCGACATTGCCTATCTTTTATTGATCGCTATGACGGCCGGTGCCGTTTTGGTATTGGGCGCTTTTGTAGCCGCCGTGGTTTTTCATTCGGAACTCTATTTGACATTGCCGCTTCTCTCGCGGTATGAAGAGGGGAAAATCATGGGTGAAATCTTTCACCGTTTTACCTATTGGGCTTACTTTATGACGGTGATCATAGCACTCTATGAAGTTTCCCGCTACAAAGTTATGCAAATCGATAAAATCTCGATGTTAAGCGCTATGGGTTCTATCGGGACACTCCTTTTATTCAGTGCCGTCTATACCCCAAAGATTTTGGAATACCAAGCGCGTGGGGAAGCGGCGATTGACGAGTCGTTTGAAGCGCTCCACAAAGCGAGCGAAATCGACTTTAAAATCCTGTTGGTGATGTTAGTGATTTTATTCGTTCGACGAGCTTACTTGATGGCGGTGAAAAGATGA
- a CDS encoding ABC transporter ATP-binding protein codes for MIRFENVTKSFGKREILKGVNLEIERGKTTVIFGVSGGGKSTIIKHIVGLLKPDHGTITVDGVRVDNADETTLRAIRTKVGFLFQSGALFDSMNISENVAFPMREHQKLTPKELEYKIDEKLTMVGLDPAIVKSLYPEELSGGMRKRVGLARTLALEPEVILYDEPTSGLDPVTSDFITQMINGLRNDIGMTSVLISHDIAESFKAGDNYAMLFDGVIVEAGDKEAFKNSSNAVVQQFIHARAEGPIAFH; via the coding sequence ATGATCCGTTTTGAAAATGTAACGAAAAGTTTTGGAAAACGCGAAATCCTCAAAGGGGTAAATCTCGAAATAGAGCGGGGCAAAACGACCGTTATTTTCGGTGTATCCGGCGGAGGAAAATCGACGATTATCAAACATATCGTCGGGTTGTTAAAACCTGATCACGGAACCATAACGGTTGACGGGGTACGGGTCGATAACGCCGACGAGACAACCTTGCGCGCTATTCGAACGAAGGTCGGCTTTTTGTTTCAAAGCGGGGCGTTGTTTGACAGTATGAACATTAGTGAGAACGTCGCATTCCCGATGCGGGAACATCAAAAACTGACTCCGAAGGAACTGGAGTATAAAATCGACGAGAAGCTCACGATGGTAGGTCTTGATCCTGCAATCGTCAAATCGCTCTATCCCGAAGAACTGAGCGGCGGGATGCGCAAGCGTGTAGGGCTTGCCCGCACGTTAGCATTGGAACCGGAAGTTATCTTATACGATGAGCCGACGTCGGGTTTAGATCCTGTCACCAGCGACTTTATCACGCAGATGATCAACGGCTTGCGTAACGATATCGGTATGACCTCCGTCCTTATCAGCCATGATATCGCCGAGAGTTTTAAAGCGGGAGACAATTATGCGATGCTCTTTGACGGCGTGATCGTCGAAGCGGGGGATAAAGAGGCCTTTAAAAACTCATCGAATGCCGTCGTTCAGCAGTTTATCCATGCACGTGCCGAAGGGCCGATAGCATTTCATTGA
- a CDS encoding J domain-containing protein, which produces MLSFDTLMKAKTLLGLSDKATLFDIKSRYKSMMQQWHPDKHPEDPETAHAMSTQINEAYAILLEYCSNYEYNLDENFLKEQTLTPQEWWAKKFGGR; this is translated from the coding sequence ATGCTCTCATTTGACACGCTCATGAAGGCCAAAACGCTCCTTGGCCTGAGCGATAAAGCTACCCTCTTTGATATCAAAAGCCGCTATAAAAGTATGATGCAGCAGTGGCATCCCGACAAACATCCTGAAGACCCTGAAACGGCTCACGCCATGAGTACACAGATCAACGAAGCCTACGCGATCCTTCTCGAATACTGTTCCAACTACGAATACAATCTGGATGAAAACTTTTTAAAAGAGCAGACCCTCACCCCGCAGGAGTGGTGGGCAAAGAAGTTTGGGGGAAGATAG
- the ftsZ gene encoding cell division protein FtsZ, giving the protein MEPFSIEESTTLTGARIVAVGVGGGGGNMIGYMLKEAIPGIELIMANTDAQVLEQGSAATKIQLGAKLTKGLGAGMKPEVGKESALESYEDLSRALEGADIVFVAAGLGGGTGTGAAPIIAKCAKDVGALTIAVVTKPFSFEGKKRLKLAEDGLQELKNESDCIVVIPNDKLLSIIDPKLGIKESFKIVDSVLARAVSGTSGVILASGDNDINLDFADLQTVMSHRGLALMGVGEYKGENAAYEAIKNAIESPLLDNMSVNGALGVLVHFSMHPEFPFMELSAAMDVVHNSVDESADVIFGTTTDESLPKDFIRITLVATGFEKKAAQGINNSEFENKEAVAAAVDKPRVVARPAARMVANGDYTEDFLDVPTFMRQQRD; this is encoded by the coding sequence ATGGAACCATTTTCAATTGAAGAATCAACAACACTCACCGGGGCGAGAATCGTAGCTGTCGGCGTCGGCGGCGGCGGCGGTAATATGATCGGCTATATGCTCAAAGAAGCTATTCCGGGCATCGAACTGATCATGGCAAATACCGATGCCCAAGTTTTGGAGCAAGGTTCTGCCGCTACCAAAATCCAACTCGGTGCAAAACTTACCAAAGGTTTGGGTGCAGGAATGAAACCCGAAGTGGGTAAAGAATCGGCGTTAGAAAGCTATGAAGATTTATCACGCGCCCTAGAGGGTGCGGACATCGTTTTCGTTGCGGCAGGTCTCGGAGGCGGTACAGGAACCGGTGCGGCTCCGATCATCGCCAAATGTGCCAAAGATGTCGGTGCATTGACCATTGCGGTTGTCACCAAACCTTTTTCGTTCGAAGGGAAAAAACGTCTCAAGCTTGCGGAAGACGGTCTTCAAGAACTTAAAAACGAATCTGACTGTATCGTTGTTATTCCAAACGACAAACTTCTCTCGATTATTGATCCGAAACTCGGAATCAAAGAGAGCTTTAAAATCGTTGACAGCGTACTTGCTCGCGCCGTTAGCGGTACATCGGGTGTTATTCTTGCCAGCGGCGACAACGACATCAACCTTGACTTTGCCGACTTACAAACTGTTATGAGCCACCGTGGTTTGGCTCTCATGGGTGTGGGTGAATACAAAGGTGAAAATGCGGCATACGAAGCGATTAAAAACGCTATCGAATCTCCGTTGCTCGATAACATGTCGGTTAACGGCGCACTCGGTGTATTGGTACACTTCAGTATGCACCCTGAGTTTCCGTTTATGGAACTCTCTGCGGCGATGGATGTCGTCCATAACAGCGTCGATGAATCAGCTGATGTTATCTTCGGTACGACTACCGATGAATCATTGCCGAAAGATTTTATCCGCATTACCCTCGTTGCGACCGGTTTTGAGAAAAAAGCGGCACAGGGAATCAATAACAGCGAGTTTGAAAACAAAGAGGCGGTTGCCGCAGCTGTTGATAAACCGCGTGTTGTAGCACGTCCTGCTGCCCGCATGGTAGCCAACGGCGACTACACGGAAGATTTTCTGGATGTTCCGACATTCATGCGTCAGCAAAGAGACTAA
- the ftsA gene encoding cell division protein FtsA, whose translation MKRTVLAIDIGSTKICALIAEIDDDNNAQIIGAGIAKAQGLRKGSITNIELASKSIKSALNDAKRVAGTELRSAIVTISGAYTKSLNSSGIVNIPNKEITLNEIQRVMHTSLYNANIPNEFEVLHALPYNFKVDDQDFIEDPLGMNAARLEVETHIITTQKSNLNNLRKAVKAAGVEVESVVLSGYASAIAVLNADEKELGAAVVDMGGNTSNIVIHSGHAIRYNDFLGVGSNHITNDLSMALHTPLHTADNVKITYGSLYAPSNDLIELPVIGDETSSHEVSLEVVHNVIYARVEETLMIIAQSIEKSGLKEHMGAGVVLTGGFTKIEGLRELAVAILDNMPVRLAKPTDVGGLFDTLRDPSYSGAVGLIKYLADGYTAYEIDVNRRMRHAGEESATHTGSLPEEAPKFEPIAPASSTPTSAAPTPPVKDEKIAESATMVNIGSNKPVQDDQPNPISKFWNWATQLF comes from the coding sequence TTGAAACGTACCGTTTTAGCCATTGATATCGGCTCAACTAAAATTTGTGCGCTCATCGCGGAAATCGACGATGACAACAATGCACAAATTATCGGAGCCGGTATTGCAAAAGCACAAGGGCTTCGTAAAGGGAGTATCACCAACATTGAGCTTGCATCCAAATCCATCAAAAGTGCCCTGAACGATGCCAAGCGGGTTGCGGGAACGGAACTGCGCAGTGCCATCGTCACGATTTCGGGTGCCTATACGAAAAGCTTAAATTCCAGCGGTATCGTCAATATCCCGAATAAAGAGATTACACTCAATGAGATCCAGCGTGTTATGCACACCTCATTGTATAACGCCAATATCCCCAACGAATTTGAAGTGCTGCATGCCCTCCCGTATAACTTCAAAGTAGATGATCAGGATTTTATCGAAGATCCGCTCGGAATGAATGCCGCGCGTTTAGAAGTTGAAACCCATATCATCACTACCCAAAAGAGCAATCTCAACAACCTTCGCAAAGCGGTCAAAGCTGCCGGTGTCGAGGTTGAGAGTGTCGTTCTAAGCGGCTATGCTTCAGCTATCGCCGTTCTCAATGCGGATGAAAAAGAGCTCGGTGCCGCCGTCGTCGATATGGGAGGCAATACGAGCAATATCGTTATCCATTCGGGGCATGCTATCCGATACAACGATTTCCTCGGTGTCGGTTCCAACCACATCACAAATGACCTCTCTATGGCTTTGCACACCCCTCTGCATACCGCTGATAATGTCAAAATCACTTACGGTTCGCTGTATGCGCCTAGCAACGATCTTATCGAGCTTCCGGTTATCGGCGATGAAACATCCAGCCATGAGGTCTCTTTGGAAGTCGTTCATAACGTTATCTATGCACGGGTAGAAGAGACCTTGATGATTATCGCCCAATCGATTGAAAAAAGCGGCCTGAAAGAGCACATGGGTGCGGGTGTCGTCCTCACCGGAGGCTTTACCAAAATCGAAGGGCTTCGCGAACTGGCAGTTGCCATTTTAGACAATATGCCGGTACGCCTGGCAAAACCGACCGATGTGGGCGGATTATTCGATACACTCAGAGATCCTTCTTATTCGGGGGCTGTCGGTTTGATTAAATATCTGGCCGACGGCTACACTGCCTATGAGATCGATGTCAACCGTCGTATGCGTCATGCCGGCGAAGAGTCTGCAACGCATACCGGGTCGCTCCCCGAAGAAGCGCCGAAATTTGAACCTATCGCTCCGGCATCCTCTACTCCGACATCAGCGGCGCCAACGCCTCCGGTCAAGGATGAGAAGATAGCCGAATCAGCGACAATGGTCAATATCGGATCAAACAAACCTGTTCAAGATGATCAACCTAACCCTATTTCCAAGTTTTGGAATTGGGCAACTCAACTATTTTAA